The following are from one region of the Bos mutus isolate GX-2022 chromosome 18, NWIPB_WYAK_1.1, whole genome shotgun sequence genome:
- the PSMD7 gene encoding 26S proteasome non-ATPase regulatory subunit 7, with the protein MLELAVQKVVVHPLVLLSVVDHFNRIGKVGNQKRVVGVLLGSWQKKVLDVSNSFAVPFDEDDKDDSVWFLDHDYLENMYGMFKKVNARERIVGWYHTGPKLHKNDIAINELMKRYCPNSVLVIIDVKPKDLGLPTEAYISVEEVHDDGTPTSKTFEHVTSEIGAEEAEEVGVEHLLRDIKDTTVGTLSQRITNQVHGLKGLNSKLLDIRGYLEKVATGKLPINHQIIYQLQDVFNLLPDVSLQEFVKAFYLKTNDQMVVVYLASLIRSVVALHNLINNKIANRDAEKKEGQEKEDSKKDRKDDKEKEKEKSDVKKEEKKEKK; encoded by the exons ATGCTGGAGCTGGCGGTGCAGAAGGTGGTGGTCCACCCCCTGGTGCTGCTCAGTGTGGTGGATCATTTCAATCG aATAGGCAAGGTTGGAAACCAAAAACGTGTTGTTGGTGTGCTTTTGGGGTCATGGCAAAAGAAAGTACTCGATGTATCCAACAGTTTTGCag tTCCTTTTGATGAAGATGACAAAGATGATTCTGTCTGGTTTTTAGACCATGATTACTTGGAAAACATGTATGGAATGTTTAAGAAGGTCAACG ccAGAGAAAGAATAGTTGGGTGGTACCACACAGGCCCTAAACTACACAAGAATGACATCGCCATCAATGAACTCATGAAAAGATACTGCCCTAACTCA GTATTGGTCATCATTGATGTGAAACCAAAGGACCTGGGACTGCCCACAGAAGCATATATTTCAGTGGAAGAAGTTCATGAT GATGGAACTCCAACCTCAAAAACATTTGAGCACGTGACCAGTGAAATTGGAGCAGAGGAAGCCGAGGAGGTCGGAGTTGAACACTTATTACG AGACATCAAAGACACTACAGTGGGCACTCTTTCCCAGCGGATCACAAACCAGGTCCATGGTCTGAAGGGACTCAACTCCAAGCTCCTGGACATCAGGGGCTACCTGGAGAAGGTGGCCACGGGCAAGCTGCCCATCAACCACCAGATCATCTACCAGCTGCAGGACGTCTTCAACCTGCTGCCGGATGTCAGCCTGCAGGAGTTTGTCAAGGCCTTTTACCTGAAGACCAATGACCAGATGGTGGTGGTATATTTGGCCTCACTGATCCGCTCTGTGGTCGCCTTGCACAACCTCATCAACAACAAGATTGCCAACCGGGacgcagaaaagaaagaagggcaagaaaaggaagacagcaaaaaggacagaaaagacgacaaagagaaagagaaggaaaagagtgatgtaaagaaagaagagaaaaaggagaaaaaataa